The sequence GGGCCTtttggcttgccgtagtagcttctccgtcacacctacaagttttttccaactgcatttattcatctgcttctgattcacaatgatttgaatgaagaaatactgagaaatgcaatttaaagctcttattttattatatgtcctccatcataagaaaaatgccacaaactatgttaaaaacacatttgtttactGGAGTGAGTGCTTAGTGTCAAAGCTTGTGTATATTTGCAAAAATGAGGCAGCTTTCTTGCAAATATATACAAGCTttgacatttatatttatattcttTATTAATCCTATTAATCCTATTAATACTTTATCTAAATACTTTGACAGTCAGTGTTTGCTAGCATTATTTGCAGTCTGaatttcacaacaatttaagcacattagttacattttttttaaattaaaaaactaaaaatggaaaaataattaaacatgaaaataaatgtatggaTTGCAATATGACATTTTACTAAGAACAGTTCAGAAAATCTTGGATATGATATTTACTCTAAAGAGCATTAGAGCGAACAGGAAGTTCaaagtttggacacattttTTGGGGCTTTCACGATGACGTGTAGACGTTCACCTGCAGCTGTAGGCCCGGCCACCGCCTCGGTGTTTCCTACATTTTAGCCCCGGTGAGGAGTTTCCCAGGGTCCACACACCGCGGACACGTACCGTCAAATGCAAACCCCGCTCAGCGCCGTCAGCCCGGCGATACTCACCCGCTCTGAGAATGTTTCGGGACAAATTCGCCGTCCGACTCCGCCATCTTCTAACGCGGGCCAGCGATCATTGGGCATTTTTTACGGGGAATTAACAGGATGTCAGCGAAAGTACTAGCCCGTTCATGATGGTTTTATTCTCCCCGGAAGCGCCTCTTTTTTGACACGAAGGTTACCGTCTGTCTCCTTGAAATCCTGCGGTGAACGGTCGGCAGCGGTGACCCGTCCTGCTGCCGTCTGCTGAGCGACCTGCTCTTCCTCTGAGTGACCACTGCGGGGCGCCAAAATCACCACTCACAAGCCAAGGATGCAACAATCCAgcaaattaatttattattattattattaaaaggtttaaataataataaaaacgtaTTGATAAATTACCACAACATTCCTATGGAAATACCCATCTTAACAGAACCAGCATACACttaaaacaatgtccaaacatcaAGGACTGTTGATAAATATACATAAACAACATTAATAAATTGTGatatatttatgtaaatatttatgGATATAAATTTGTACAGGGATTTAGGTAAATAAGATTTAAATAGAATGATGAGTGTCTATACAGAACAAATGTATGTCGGATGCCCAAGTGTGAATGTTTTTATCTATATGCGTAgttatatgtgtgtatatgggTATCTAAAAAAGAATGTGTACTCATTAGGGAGGGAACAGGATTAGGGGAAGGGCTTTTTTCTCTTCCTactccttttttaaaatatttctcatatttatttttatcctgtCCTATCTTTCCTTTAAGGTgttttgtctgaaataaaaaattatccTCATCATCATCGTTACTAACAGCAAATCACTTCTGATTTGTtagctgtgcaaaaaaaaacagcaacaagaagtgaaaaacatatttctaagggcttcatgcttttctgtttctgtaatTGTATGTAGCTGCGACATACATAACATTAAACCTTACATGAAATAATGAGTTTTTGCCCTTCACATCTACAACACTAGAAACTGGGCTTCAgcacattttttccaaaaggaaaaaaatcttttagtgctacacatttctgcagatttttgtttttagagttGACTGGTGTAAACAGAGATAAATGCTTCTTAAAAAGGCTATGCATATGATACCTAATGGTCAATGAAGGCTATGCATATCAGGAGAAATCCTCCTTTGAAAATGTCAAGGAAAAAATGGCAGCACTCACTTAATaacattaattttaaaattaatttcaaatttTCATCCTCATTCTCAGCTGCAGATCTTAAACAATTTGCTTCAAGATTTgagtgtattttctattttaaaaaaagcgtttttttatcatttgttaAAGGGACCGGATTTTCGTCAGCTAATATACAAATATTtcgttttaatttaaaagtgcATCAACAGACTAATTCTTGCTGTTCTTGTTCCTTTTAGTTAAAccaaatttgtgaaaaaaatgggtCATTCTTCTGAGAAATGAAACTACATTATAAGAAAAAACTATGAGTGTTTTGCTAATTTCACATAAATCAGTAGAACATATTGTATGTAAGTCAAACCACATGAATGTCTCTTGTTATGACTTGTCCTTTTTCACAATACGTTTCTTTAACCTTTTCAAGGTCAGTGCATCTTTTTGATGACCACTTCCTGTGATGAACTTAACTATCCCATGCtcatacttgtttttttaacaaccaCATGCCCtgacttttaatgtttttttgcttttacttttgtaTTCTTTTACAACAATCAACTATAGATTAGTGTTTGGACATTTCAGTTCTAATTCGCATGTTTCTAGTATATAACATTGCATATAGTGCCATATATAACACAGCTGTGATATATATTCTGTGGCATGATATTACAGTTGTGGAAACACTGGTATGACTGTTTACTGAAAGGATAACAATTAATGTATTTTGTCATGGGTGTCTTTTCTGTATAGACTACAAGTCTGCAATGAAATTAATGTATTACTATAAAAAAATCGGAGTGAAATATGATTAGTTTTTACTTCAAATGTTTTGCTTAGTTGCATCTAAATGTTTCCAGCAGCCCATATTTTTTGAGGCTTTGATGTTTAGAGTAATGACATGAAAAGGTTCAACCACATCTTAGCATCTGCAATAAAGTAGCAAAGAATGCactcttgtatttttttatgtctcaCATCAGATCATAGAATGTCAAGCTCATCCTCACCGGGATTTCCAGTCAATGTAACCTCAAACAACTTGTTTCTCATGCaattaaaaagaattaaaaattaCAAGTTTAACTCAACTCAGTGTAAGTTTAACTTAGTTTAACTTGTAAACACAGAtgctttttaacttgtttataAACTATGATTTTAACTATATTTGGAGTTTCAAAAAGTGATCCAAAAGGTTTATTTGTAAAAGTTAAAGTAAAGTCCCAAGTTTTCATGCATAGGCATGTGAAATCTGTTCTctacatttgacccatcccctgtgGAGCAgtaagctgcagacacagccacactGAGGAATcgtttggtggtttaaccccccaatccaacccctcaaTGCTGAGTgccaagcagggaggcactgggtTTGTCTTTGGCATGACtctgcctggatttgaactcatgacctTTCTGTGTCAGGGCGGACACTCCCTGAATTAAATGAATTATAAATAATTTGCCACTAAGGAGGAATTTtgggtgttatttttttaagaaaatagaaatggtgtttttggaaatcctgcattcatttattcaaattctaaacccgttttgtcccttttggagTCACGGGTCTGCAGaggcctatcccagccactcgtgggcaaaggaaggggacatcctggacaggtcgccactcTGTCGCATGATGTCCGTCGCTTAAATGTTCATTTACTTTTTACCAAATAATGTGAATTTAAACCAAAATCTTTtatctttttccaaaaaaaatataGCATCATATCTTTTGTTGCTAAAAACGAAACACACAGGtaacaaaaatatacaaacatacaaatataattttaaacacaaagttatataaacatcacatttttccaaaaaagaaaagctgtttaaCCGTATATTCAGAATAAATCACGTATGGACAATTTTAGGGTGATTCTCCTTTGACATCGAACACCAAACCATTTCTATATATCAGCATGGCAAGTTCTACATCCATCTTTTCAATATCCGTCATCCCAGATTTTCTCAGTGCCTGACTTGTTGAGTTTGAGCTCTCACACTCATCACTGGATCCCTCTGAGTCACTCCCCTCATTCTCCATGTCACTCCCATCACTCCACTTCTCTGTGAAGACGGGGGTCTTTTCTGTAAGGGAGGTCCCCTCCTGGAGTAGCTGTAGCAGAGTGAGCTCATCCACTTCCTCTTTCCTCTCCCACTTCTGCTATTGTGGGACACATTAGAAGACAAGGTCTTAAAAGCAACCAGCACAAGAAACTTCTTTAAAAGGCTTTttacaagttaaaaatatgttttttttttgttttaagtcagtataaattaataattgaaaGAAAATAGCCTTAAGTATATTGTAAAACAATTAAATTACAAATAAGAGAGAACTATGAACAGtaaggttttctttgttttctggtttattgcttttcattttaatattcatttaaTTTGGTTCAATGTGTTATCTTCCtgtttcattttgtaaatattaGTCCACTTGGTTTTTATTCAGTCTTATTTATTTGACTTCAGTTAATTGCCACACCTGTGTCCAATTGCTAATCACTCAAACGCAGTTTGGTTTAAATGTTCGTTTcctgacctttttttaaaatttgtcttCTTTACATTTGGTTTTTGAGAACTATATCACAAGGCTTTGATAACTCAAAACTGTAAACAGCCTCtgatagagtttttttttctgatacgtgttcagagtattttttttttttaccatactTTCCTGGCTTAAATGCTAAGCAAAACCTAGTTTCCTGTTGGAAAAAATCTCTTCAATAAAATTCATCAAAATGAGTTGTTCCTTGTGACGTAagcttaacttttttatttctgtggcTCAAAAAGTTAATGCAATGTAATACTTTTTTGTGAGACTCCCAGTGTGCAGATGTTGGATCACATTCCTGCACAACTATGCTTACATTAGCAAAAAGTATTGCACCAGATGCATGTGAACCCGAGGACAATTTAAACTAAATCTACGCAAGTCTACAATGCCAGTGTCACTTATAAGCATGAATTCTcactaattgttttttttttcttaatgttcaAAATCTTTAACCAGTTTCAAGCTACTCTAGTTTAGTAAGATAGTGGCTTTGTTAGATTCTGCGTTTGCTGCCACTTATTCAATTCGTTTTATAACTCTGTGCctgaaggagtttttttttatctaataaGAGAACAGTTTTGCCCTCTGTTTGGTTGGCTCCCCCGTTTGCCCTGCATTTGTTTCCTGTACAAACAAAGTCCTCAAGCAACAAAATTCacataaaatataaagacaTAGACTTCTATGGAATAAATGTCTTTCTCTTCTAAAGCCTTTTTCAATCAACTCTAATTAAAAgagaatttttctttcttcagttacaacacattttaattttgtaattaAATTGGCGTggtccgaaaaaaaaaaaaaagtcacaatagCTTCATGTCAAAAGCTGCATCTTACCTCGCTTTCCGGCTGACGGGAAGTGAAATCTGGAATCACAGGAGTCGGCACAGGAGGGAGGAtcaggattctgattctgaatatCAACACAGCAGACATTGATTATACAGCATGTTTGCTTTCACTACACTGACACCAAAAACATTCAGCTTTCACTCGTCTTTACCAAAGATATGcatctttaaaaataacaaaaatgcaacaaaattgtTGAGCAAAATATGTCAGGCATCACCCACCTCTTTAAAACAACGGTGCACATCGTTGAGAATAAAAAGAACCCAAACAGCAATCCAAAACTCAACCACACTGGTccaaaagagaggaaaaaaaagggaattttaaAAAGGACAACAAATGCTGGCATTAGAAAtaatagaaagaaagaaaacaaatttcaaCGTCAGAATTGATTTTAGAGGTCTGGTACCGTTCACGGGACTCTCTGACAATGTGATAAAAAAGGCTGTGGCTTGAAGTCCTTTTCCCGTTCGTGTCACTCCAGCCAGGCTGATGTTGTATCTTGTATCTGGTGTCAAGTTTTTCAAGCGGTAAGATGTCTTTGATGTAGATATGTTGAAGCactctggaaaaataaaatgaggatGATGAGGGTTGATTGCAACGATTTGAGGATCCCACTCCAATCGTCTTTTAATCTATGTTGTACCAGCTCTTTGGCATTGTGGAAGAATgtccgccctgagactggaaggtcatgAGTTCAAATTCAGgcagagtcataccaaagacccTTAAAATGAAACCCAGTGCCTcccttgacactcagcattgaggggttggattggggggatAAACCACCAAACAGTTCCTcagtgcagctgtgtctgcagcttactgctccccaggggatgggttaaatgtggagaacaaatatGAGGTGCATGGCAACTAAttgaaatttaaattttaaaatgattcccagtggtcttttaattgtctttatgccatttttagccaaaatgttaaaaaatagaaagtgttgttgtgttttggacaccgtttctgcagagcagcagaagttcattagatgTTCAGAAGTTCAGAAGCTcaagttcattcgaaatttgaTTCTGTGTTGTGAGCAGGACTGGTGGCATAGAGTAAGCCTggcctcatttcccatcatcccttagtttacaccctctcccgctagctaacagcccttcacaaccccaaagacgtacatgaatctatttgtctgcaagtggatgtgtCAGAACAGAGCAGGGAAGTTGTACCACCTGTGTCACTGCTACAGGCCTTTTCCAacagaattttttcatctgctccttattcgaagaaatactcaaatacaattttacgctgagttttctttatatagatcctccatcatcagaaaaatgctacaagtacgttaaaaacaccaaaaaaacaaattgatatttttaaaacatccatGTAAAATGAGTCGAAACATCAGATCCATACCTTCATTTTGTGAATTGATTTTCACACACAATATATAGTGAGTGAGGAACCCACGCCGGTGCTCATACGGAATTGGTTTCCAGAACAATTGAGCTGAATTTTGTGTTTCATCAGAAACAAAAAGTTCTTGAGGTTCCTTGTTTGGCACTGAAAAGGAAGAGAGAGGATGTTTTACACCTGATATGAGTGCATGACTGCCTCTGCATGCACTCTGCTTAAAACCTGGAAAGCCTTGCTGCATATACACTATATCCTCTTTTACAAGGACATACATGTCAGCACAGTTTCTCCACTTGAGGTGAGGAAGGATGAGGCCAATGATGACACATAAACACATGTTTATCAAGAGTTCCAATGGATTGTTGAATAAAGTTTATTCATTCAAAGTGTGATGCAAAATTCTTTATCTTTACATTAACCACCAAATATACTAAAACCTCCCTCTGAGTCACCTCATTTCACACTGAAGCATCTCAAGAGCAGCCAATGAATATTAATCATTTCAGAATACAATGGGTCATGAACATGGCTTTCTCTTAGTTGGACACACTCACAATGCTTCGTCAGGAAGGTGTACTAATAGCTTTCTTGATGTCCAAACCACCTCTCCTGACTTTTTCGTCATGTGAAGTAGCTGCTGTACTCCAAGTTTACCTTTAATTTctaagacccacttcaatctTTATATAACACTTCATAAATGTCTTTCATCAAGCCAGACCTGACTTTTTTCCTCACCAATTTCTTGGCTAAAAAGTGTCTGTCTTCATCTAAAACGCAAACattctaaagaaaattaaagtcgctttaaagcatttatttcataaatgttaCTTTTACAGACAGTCATAAATATGAAAATGGAGATCATTGAGAGTTTGGACATCATCTTCTAAAGCCAGTGCATTTGAAAGAGCTTACCTCCTTCCTTCTTATAAAAGAAGCACATTTGAACTGTCTGTGGTTTCCCATTGACACATCTGTGCTCAAAGTAAAGGTACCGGATGTAGTCCCTCATatctgaaacagaaacaaagtttGCACCTCAGTGCTGtttatttcatcctttttttattatatctATGGCCATAATAATATGCAGCATAAAAAGAATATATTAgggatataaaaatataaattgtaATACATTTTAGCCACCTTCTGTgcccaaaataacattttaaagaagTTCTTCAAGGAAtatgtttgtgttaaaaaaagggaaaagataaACTTTGAAATAGGAAATGACTTACTTGTTTTAATTtgttccctccttttctttcccCCCCTTGCTGTTAAAATCATGACAGGTTTTGGCTTCAATTGAGCATCTTGAAGCTCGTACAACTCAACACAAGTTGTCTTCTTTAATTTTCCATTGAGTAATGTTTCATTACAAACTgcaagaaagaaaagcaaataacAGTTTTTAGCATTGCCTTATAAGATAGACCAACAAAGAAGTATCAAgcaactacaaaaaaaaggctgtagTTCATCTTACACACAATGTGAcctactttttaaatttgttgcACTTGCAACTGGTAGTCTGATGACGGCCTGTGGAGACTGGCTTGCTGGGTTTTTGGCGACGACGGTGATGTTGACAGAAGAATATGACACATAAACAGTGGCGCTGTTTTGCTCTGTGTTgtgttcctttttcttcttcctacATGGACAATCATGAGACGACTGTGTGTCTTTCACATTGAACGTCACATTTGTGACTGCTGCTGCACTGGGCATCGGCTGAGGAGCAGAAGGGAGATCAGTTCTGACAAACACACCAatttgaagcagcagcagaaagtagATATAATTTCTAATATGAGTGACACTGAAGAAGGTCCCTATGAGGAAGAGGTGTAATGTGTcaaattattttgttcttttttacaaTTTAGATGTCACATGGTTCAAGCATAATACTCCGACGGCCACAAAGATCTTGATGATGAacagagaaaataaacattttcttaagTATGTTAATGCAAATTATCTCTATTTCCGAGAGCAACCAATGATAATTGccacaatgttttttctttttacatgtttttgtaaattgtGAAAATTTTGAGCAGTATGTGTATAAAATAGCACAACATCTTCTTAATATTTTGCTTGTGAATTGGTAGTAATATGCATGTTAATATTACTAAACTATCCACTACCATACTTTACTACTGCTGTACTGAGatggtaaaaaaataagaagctaTTGAACAAATCACAAGAATACACAGCTTAAATCTTAAACGATTAAGAGGAAAATGTGGGAGTAATGTGTTTGAGAGGTCAGACTACCATAAATCAATGAAATCAGTTTTTTGAGTGATATCAAAGCATGTGGACATGATCAAAACGTTTTGCTTTTTGCAGGAGTAAATGGTGCCAGCTGGAGATCAAGCCTGCATTGACGACACAGATGTGGTTTTTTATGGTCTGTTTGTTTAtcacttcttttgttttgttttttgatttttgtaacAATGGCAAGTAGACTatgtatttttaacaaaatctcTAGTAGCATAAAAGATTGGAGATATGCTTgttatttctacattttttttaaataattgtagAAACAATACatattcattttgatttctgtctGTTGATGGTAACCACTctcataaaatttaaaatatattttttcttaaggTTGTAACGGTGTGGcacaattaaatcaaatcaaactttttttatattgcaCTTTTCCTATGAAAATACATAACACAAATTGCTTTAcattaagacaaaacaaaatatataatattaaaACGAGCACGAAAATTAAAATAGAGCCCCTTCCCCAGACCTACCCCCAACCCCTTtcccacctcccaccccctaaacTGCTGGAGATAGACAATGGGAAAACGTCTGAGGacgaaaacaaaatgttggttGTTGGAAATGCTAATATTTGagacctccctctctgtgagtAGTTGCATAggccagccaaatgcagcatcacaggcggggaccagcCTCACCACAGCTAAGTGGCGATGCAGGTgcccatctagagctgcagcggctgaaTAGCAGCCAAACCAGAAAGAGAGAGGATCCAATCAATAGCTGTGTCACCCTGGACATGCCCAATTTCATTTCATCTTGATTGGTCTGATCAGTCCTTGAATATAAAGCACGCACAGCAAATTTCCAGAGTTGAAAATCTGGAGTTATGCAAAAAAGCATGAACAATTTGGATTTCaggagtttattttttaattgtgacTAAAGTAAGTGTTAAATTTACTCTTAAGTGTTGTCCCATTTTAGAGTGCAATTATGGGGGTTCAGGAACCTCCCGTTATCAAACTGTGAAGTTGGTGGTTGGATGCGGTTGGAGTAAAAGGCAGAGCTCTGTCAGAGCATGTCTTGTCACAGTAGGACTCTTCACAGCATGAATTCCAGGGCCAGAGCTTCAAGGCTTTAGATTTGACTGTGCCACAACAAGAATGTGAAAGGCCAAGCTCCCCAAGTCTCACAGATACGTTGCTGCTCTTGAGCAGTCTGGGTAATGTCACAAGTGATTCTGGGGGGAATCAACCAATGGACAGTATCTTTGCAAAAAATATGATTGTTGTTTCCTTGCATGATTTCAACATTATCTTTATAATCTGTTTATATAAAACATAGTTACTAGAcagtatttgttttaaaaaaaacatgctttatctTCTGCTGTCCTGAAAAGCCAATTTCACAGTTCTGAATGTGTGGTAAGATGCAATGtttactaattttttttttttgtatgtgatGCACTGgtaacttttttattgttaattttcacaatgttttttgtgaatttggTACATTGTATCGCAACATTGTTTTATCTGTGAGCGGCAGTGGCCGAGGAGGTAGAGCAGATCGTCCATTTTGATCCCCGCTGCCCCTAGTCAACTGTCATTGTGTCTCCATTGTTGCTCTactagtgtgtgaatgtgaatgaTGGTTAGAAGGGCCGtgggcgcgaactggcagccacgcctctgtcagtctgccccacaGCAGCTGTGGCTATATCAGTAACTTACCATCActaagtatgaatgaggagtgaatgaataatgaacaCATTGTAAGCAATTTGAGCATccggaaaagcacagataaatctaatccattattattttttattaaatgtgaatgtgtgcatacatctgaaaaataaaaaaaacaaaagacgttCACTTGCAGTTGCATGCAGAAGATCTCACTTTTGCTACTGCTTTTTAACGACCACTGAAACACATCACAGCTTCCTTTTCTGAGCTTTTCTGACATCACCATGAGACTAAATACAGTCATAAAGATTTGGAATGTATTCAGTGACAGAAGGTCAGCATgaatccaaacaggaagtgatacTTAATCTAGACAACAAAGACCAAAAGAGCCATGACCAGTTGATGATTTCTTAGTGTTATGCTTACCTTCCAAGTTAGCATCACCTTTCGAGTGCCATTTGAAAGTTCTAATGTGCTGGTTATCTCAGGTTCATGTTCAAGTTCTGCAGTGAAAACAAACCATTTGAGCACATTTTTATCTTTCTAACTCACATTATAAATGTTTGTGATAATAAGAATTTATTTTAACCACAAACAATTGGAAACAATTCTAGTAACGTCAGATTTGATAGAAATGGTGACGTTTTAAAACCTTcatgcttgaatttttttccaaCTACATTAACGAATgttctaatgttgttttttttaattcaaggtgatgctacaataaagacccactccaatgaaaattgaatttttggtgtaaaagtttgagtttgaaatttctgagtatttcttcattcaaatcattgtaaaccAGGAGGAGATGTAAA comes from Oryzias latipes chromosome 4, ASM223467v1 and encodes:
- the LOC105353921 gene encoding interleukin-31 receptor subunit alpha isoform X1, coding for MTIFLNFQHLMETIVHWNSLQGFTFFLFLTTISKGSGCELPSSPECFRQNNEQSVYFCEWSFNTNASDARFDFYFNFTGRKTRLGETTKNPYEIVKERLVVGFKIDIWIEGNTSNSSCMSPRWSGVLKDRVKYEAPRNVSGSWWSNGLILSWLAPETYPALAEVHIRPMDAPTNYLVSRFINTTFEALKYKVLIVNLQRDKAYLVRIRHRSTRVKDPLWSNWNPDLVVPAELEHEPEITSTLELSNGTRKVMLTWKPMPSAAAVTNVTFNVKDTQSSHDCPCRKKKKEHNTEQNSATVYVSYSSVNITVVAKNPASQSPQAVIRLPVASATNLKICNETLLNGKLKKTTCVELYELQDAQLKPKPVMILTARGGKKRREQIKTNMRDYIRYLYFEHRCVNGKPQTVQMCFFYKKEGVPNKEPQELFVSDETQNSAQLFWKPIPYEHRRGFLTHYILCVKINSQNEECFNISTSKTSYRLKNLTPDTRYNISLAGVTRTGKGLQATAFFITLSESPVNVWLSFGLLFGFFLFSTMCTVVLKRIRILILPPVPTPVIPDFTSRQPESEQKWERKEEVDELTLLQLLQEGTSLTEKTPVFTEKWSDGSDMENEGSDSEGSSDECESSNSTSQALRKSGMTDIEKMDVELAMLIYRNGLVFDVKGESP
- the LOC105353921 gene encoding interleukin-31 receptor subunit alpha isoform X2, whose amino-acid sequence is MTIFLNFQHLMETIVHWNSLQGFTFFLFLTTISKGSGCELPSSPECFRQNNEQSVYFCEWSFNTNASDARFDFYFNFTGRKTRLGETTKNPYEIVKERLVVGFKIDIWIEGNTSNSSCMSPRWSGVLKDRVKYEAPRNVSGSWWSNGLILSWLAPETYPALAEVHIRPMDAPTNYLVSRFINTTFEALKYKVLIVNLQRDKAYLVRIRHRSTRVKDPLWSNWNPDLVVPAELEHEPEITSTLELSNGTRKVMLTWKPMPSAAAVTNVTFNVKDTQSSHDCPCRKKKKEHNTEQNSATVYVSYSSVNITVVAKNPASQSPQAVIRLPVASATNLKICNETLLNGKLKKTTCVELYELQDAQLKPKPVMILTARGGKKRREQIKTNMRDYIRYLYFEHRCVNGKPQTVQMCFFYKKEGVPNKEPQELFVSDETQNSAQLFWKPIPYEHRRGFLTHYILCVKINSQNEECFNISTSKTSYRLKNLTPDTRYNISLAGVTRTGKGLQATAFFITLSESPVNVWLSFGLLFGFFLFSTMCTVVLKRIRILILPPVPTPVIPDFTSRQPESEKWERKEEVDELTLLQLLQEGTSLTEKTPVFTEKWSDGSDMENEGSDSEGSSDECESSNSTSQALRKSGMTDIEKMDVELAMLIYRNGLVFDVKGESP